The following proteins come from a genomic window of Streptomyces sp. NBC_01716:
- a CDS encoding STM4013/SEN3800 family hydrolase, whose translation MIDAAEVIRNETSILFVTLDSLRYDVARAVMRAGQTPRLAKLLPGGAWEERRTPGTFTLPAHMAFFSGFLPKLPQPVQPPRLWECRPPAFKTVDQGTFVFDAPNLLTGLAQHGYRTVCIGGVTYFSRETPLGSVLPGMFHEDHWRPEFCSPEPDSTRHQVAQALVIAEQYPSRPLFLFVNVSATHVPHGHYTGDSKDSWQSQAAALAYADEHLGHLVDGLTRTKRWLIIMCADHGDAFGEDGYHGRGIAHPSVLNVPYAALLSE comes from the coding sequence GTGATCGACGCGGCCGAAGTCATCCGAAACGAGACCAGCATCCTGTTCGTCACCCTCGATTCCCTGCGCTACGACGTCGCCCGCGCGGTCATGCGCGCCGGTCAGACACCGCGCCTGGCCAAGCTCCTGCCGGGCGGGGCATGGGAAGAACGCCGCACTCCCGGCACCTTCACCCTCCCCGCGCACATGGCCTTCTTCTCCGGCTTCCTGCCCAAGCTCCCACAACCCGTACAGCCGCCCCGGCTGTGGGAGTGCCGCCCGCCCGCGTTCAAGACCGTCGACCAGGGCACCTTCGTCTTCGACGCGCCGAACCTCCTCACCGGGCTCGCGCAGCACGGATACCGCACCGTGTGCATCGGCGGCGTGACGTACTTCTCGCGGGAGACCCCGCTCGGGTCGGTATTGCCCGGCATGTTCCACGAGGACCACTGGCGGCCCGAGTTCTGCTCCCCGGAGCCGGACTCCACACGGCATCAGGTCGCTCAGGCCCTCGTCATCGCCGAGCAGTACCCCAGCCGGCCGCTGTTCCTGTTCGTCAACGTCTCCGCCACCCACGTGCCCCACGGGCACTACACCGGTGACAGCAAGGACTCCTGGCAGTCACAGGCCGCCGCGCTCGCGTACGCGGACGAACACCTCGGCCATCTGGTCGACGGGCTGACCCGAACGAAGAGATGGCTGATCATCATGTGCGCCGACCACGGCGACGCCTTCGGCGAGGACGGCTACCACGGCCGCGGCATCGCTCACCCGAGCGTGCTCAACGTGCCGTACGCAGCCCTGTTGTCGGAGTAG
- a CDS encoding NUDIX hydrolase, which produces MTTATHRGARCDASVIVAHDADGEIAVLTSEFPQHGGEFVFLPGGRREPGETPEECARRELCEEAGVTAETWRPLGSYAITLDSTARIHLFLAEELTCGPQRLTPSEADFKLMWWPMADAIQAVADGRFLLQGGPLALLLAQSVL; this is translated from the coding sequence ATGACTACAGCAACCCACCGGGGGGCGCGGTGCGACGCCTCCGTCATCGTGGCCCATGACGCGGACGGTGAGATTGCCGTGCTGACCTCCGAATTCCCCCAGCACGGCGGCGAATTCGTATTCCTGCCCGGGGGGCGCCGGGAGCCCGGCGAGACACCGGAAGAGTGCGCACGGCGCGAGCTGTGCGAGGAAGCCGGCGTCACCGCAGAAACCTGGCGCCCCCTCGGCTCGTACGCCATCACCCTCGACTCCACCGCCCGCATCCATCTCTTCCTCGCCGAAGAACTCACCTGCGGCCCTCAGCGGCTCACGCCCAGCGAAGCGGACTTCAAGCTGATGTGGTGGCCCATGGCCGACGCGATCCAGGCCGTCGCCGACGGACGCTTCCTGCTTCAGGGCGGCCCGCTGGCGCTACTGCTGGCCCAGTCCGTCCTCTGA
- a CDS encoding ABC-F family ATP-binding cassette domain-containing protein, with protein MPTSPASPQITCSALSFAWPDGSVVFDDLHLAVGPGRTGLVGVNGSGKSTLLKLIAGELTPTEGRTGAVGEIGHLPQNAVLDTALRVDQALGIADTRAALLAVEAGDASAENFALIGDDWDVEERARATLDQLGLGHVGLDRTIGEVSGGECVLLRLAALLLARPAVLLLDEPTNNLDLYARRRLHEAVAGWSGLLVMVSHDRELLDLADRIGDLRDGEVTWYGGNFSAYEEALAVEQEAAERMVRVAEGDVQRQKRELADAQVKLARRKRYGQKMWDTKREPKTIMQERKRQAQVSAGKHRIMHTSKLAEARERLDEAVEAVRDDDEIRIELPATEVHPGVGVLRLRELELRYGARAKGEFAIHGPERIALVGRNGAGKTTLLRTVAGELAPVAGEADSLVPTRFLPQRLDVLDDALSVAENVARFAPAATDNMIRARLARFLFRGARANQPAGTLSGGERFRASLAALLLAEPAPRLLMLDEPTNNLDLASVRALTAALGAYRGALVVASHDLPFLESIGITRWLVLDGELRDTTVEEVRAGTAS; from the coding sequence ATGCCAACTTCCCCCGCCTCCCCGCAGATCACGTGCTCCGCGCTCTCCTTCGCCTGGCCGGACGGGTCCGTCGTGTTCGACGATCTCCATCTGGCGGTCGGCCCCGGCCGGACCGGTCTGGTCGGCGTCAACGGGTCAGGGAAATCAACCCTGTTGAAGCTGATCGCGGGTGAACTCACGCCCACCGAAGGCAGGACCGGCGCGGTGGGCGAGATCGGCCATCTCCCGCAGAACGCCGTACTGGACACCGCTCTCCGCGTCGACCAGGCGCTCGGCATCGCCGACACCCGCGCCGCGCTGCTCGCCGTCGAGGCGGGCGACGCGAGCGCGGAGAACTTCGCCCTGATCGGCGACGACTGGGACGTCGAGGAACGGGCGCGCGCCACCCTCGACCAGCTCGGACTCGGCCATGTCGGCCTCGACCGGACCATCGGCGAGGTGTCGGGCGGCGAGTGCGTCCTGCTGCGGCTGGCGGCGCTGCTGCTGGCCCGTCCCGCGGTGCTGCTGCTGGACGAGCCGACGAACAATCTCGACCTGTACGCGCGCAGGCGGCTCCACGAGGCCGTCGCCGGCTGGTCCGGCTTGCTGGTCATGGTCAGCCACGACCGTGAACTCCTCGATCTGGCCGACCGGATCGGCGATCTCCGGGACGGCGAGGTGACCTGGTACGGCGGGAACTTCTCCGCGTACGAGGAGGCCCTGGCCGTCGAACAGGAGGCGGCGGAACGGATGGTGCGCGTCGCAGAGGGTGATGTGCAGCGGCAGAAGCGTGAACTGGCCGACGCCCAGGTCAAGTTGGCCCGGCGCAAGCGCTACGGGCAGAAGATGTGGGACACCAAGCGCGAGCCGAAGACCATCATGCAGGAGCGCAAACGCCAGGCGCAGGTCTCGGCGGGCAAGCACCGGATCATGCACACCTCGAAGCTCGCGGAGGCCAGGGAACGGCTCGACGAGGCGGTGGAGGCGGTGCGTGACGACGACGAGATCCGGATCGAACTGCCGGCCACCGAGGTCCACCCCGGCGTGGGCGTGCTGCGCCTGCGCGAGCTGGAGCTGCGGTACGGGGCGCGGGCCAAGGGCGAATTCGCGATCCACGGCCCGGAGCGGATCGCGCTGGTGGGCCGGAACGGGGCGGGCAAGACGACGCTGCTGCGGACGGTCGCCGGGGAGCTGGCGCCGGTCGCGGGCGAGGCCGATTCGCTGGTGCCGACGCGCTTCCTGCCGCAACGGCTCGACGTCCTGGACGACGCGCTGAGCGTGGCGGAGAACGTCGCACGGTTCGCGCCCGCCGCCACGGACAACATGATCCGGGCGCGGCTCGCCCGCTTCCTGTTCCGGGGCGCGCGGGCGAACCAGCCGGCCGGGACGCTGTCGGGCGGTGAGCGGTTCCGCGCCTCGCTCGCCGCTCTGCTGCTCGCCGAGCCGGCGCCGCGCCTGCTGATGCTGGACGAGCCGACGAACAATCTCGACCTGGCGAGCGTGCGCGCCCTCACGGCGGCGCTGGGGGCGTACAGGGGCGCCCTGGTCGTGGCGAGCCACGACCTGCCGTTCCTGGAGTCGATCGGCATCACGCGGTGGCTGGTTCTCGACGGCGAGCTGCGTGACACGACGGTGGAGGAGGTACGGGCGGGGACGGCCTCGTAG
- a CDS encoding dTMP kinase: protein MVLEGVSGVGKSTLTRLLARRLEAAAIHTLTDPHTGWSDVINRGLRPLPQFAFYLSGLLHVSDAVRQFLSTGPVVADRYASSVAACHAAVNGVGLDQVKDLIAPFRPYLVLPEATFYLVSSDRALKERMGAKKDVKQDDTDLFGVPGRLHALRANFAAVAEEDPSAVLLPTDGRSPDDLSDIIVKHLEERRA, encoded by the coding sequence GTGGTCCTGGAGGGCGTCTCAGGCGTAGGCAAGTCGACGCTCACCCGCCTCCTGGCCAGGCGGCTGGAGGCCGCGGCGATCCACACCCTCACCGACCCGCACACCGGCTGGTCCGACGTGATCAACCGGGGACTTCGGCCGCTGCCGCAGTTCGCCTTCTACCTGTCCGGTCTCCTGCACGTCTCCGACGCCGTACGGCAGTTCCTCAGCACAGGGCCTGTGGTCGCAGACCGGTACGCCTCCTCTGTCGCGGCCTGCCACGCGGCCGTCAACGGCGTCGGCTTGGACCAGGTGAAAGACCTGATCGCGCCGTTCCGGCCGTATCTGGTCCTGCCCGAGGCCACGTTCTACCTGGTCAGCTCCGATCGTGCGCTGAAGGAGCGGATGGGCGCCAAGAAGGACGTGAAGCAGGACGACACCGACCTGTTCGGCGTTCCCGGCCGCCTCCATGCCCTGCGGGCGAACTTCGCGGCTGTCGCCGAAGAAGACCCGAGCGCGGTCCTGCTCCCCACGGACGGCCGGAGTCCGGACGACCTGTCCGACATCATCGTCAAGCACCTGGAGGAGCGGCGTGCTTAA
- a CDS encoding radical SAM protein, producing the protein MILPAPTAAVDWTALRNFAALRGQLRVSLTPKCNEKCWFCHNEGDVPPPFTHLNRQARPREREMTAEDFLNILRGLMSAGLKRVYFTGGEPLMSPLARPVLTQLPGHGPDANYTLITNGTLVRTHQEWLSTTALDKVKVSLHYFSDESLKAIANTRIGIATILDGIEAAREIFQRVELNTLVQRENAHELHDILAFALDRRMSVQFIELVDTNFNADRKGSAIGAQGIIDHLRTLTSDEEIEVSGVGQGRRVFRIDGIEVDVIHRELGRHHVGQCGTCPVKPTCVEGFWSLRVDHAGGVQPCLLRDDLRMDVRPLLAEPEAIPAAVAHHVSAFTEGTL; encoded by the coding sequence ATGATCCTTCCGGCCCCCACGGCCGCCGTGGACTGGACCGCGCTGCGAAACTTCGCAGCCCTGCGTGGGCAGCTCAGGGTCTCCCTGACCCCGAAGTGCAATGAAAAGTGCTGGTTCTGCCACAACGAGGGAGACGTACCACCGCCCTTCACGCATCTGAACCGCCAGGCGCGTCCTCGCGAGCGCGAGATGACCGCCGAGGACTTCCTGAACATCCTGCGCGGGCTGATGAGTGCCGGGCTCAAGCGGGTGTACTTCACCGGCGGAGAACCCCTCATGTCGCCTCTGGCACGGCCGGTTCTGACCCAGCTTCCCGGACACGGACCGGACGCGAACTACACCCTGATCACGAACGGAACCTTGGTCCGCACGCATCAGGAGTGGCTTTCCACGACCGCCCTGGACAAGGTGAAGGTCTCCCTTCACTACTTCTCGGACGAGTCGCTGAAGGCCATCGCGAACACCCGCATCGGCATCGCGACCATCCTCGACGGAATCGAGGCCGCCCGCGAGATATTTCAGCGGGTAGAGCTGAACACGCTGGTACAGCGGGAGAACGCACACGAGCTGCACGACATCCTGGCCTTCGCGCTCGACCGGCGCATGTCCGTGCAGTTCATCGAACTGGTAGACACCAACTTCAACGCGGACCGGAAGGGCTCCGCGATCGGCGCCCAGGGCATCATCGACCACCTGCGCACCCTTACCAGCGACGAGGAGATCGAAGTCTCCGGAGTCGGGCAAGGGCGGCGGGTCTTCCGGATCGACGGCATCGAGGTCGACGTCATCCATCGTGAACTCGGCCGTCACCACGTCGGCCAGTGCGGTACCTGCCCCGTCAAGCCGACGTGCGTGGAAGGCTTCTGGTCGCTGCGCGTTGACCACGCCGGCGGTGTTCAGCCTTGCCTGCTGCGGGACGACCTCCGCATGGACGTGCGTCCCTTGCTGGCCGAACCGGAGGCGATCCCGGCGGCTGTCGCCCATCACGTCTCCGCCTTCACCGAAGGCACCCTGTGA